The sequence CTCGGTCTCGTACTTGTACAAGGGAGAAATCGCGCGCGCCGAGAGTCTCTCGCGCGAGTCACTCGAGGCCGAGGCACGGGTGCGCGGTCGCACGTCGGCGAACTACGGCGCCGCACTCCGCCAACTGGCGACCGTCCTCGACTTCGCCAAGCACCCCGAGGCCGCCGACACCGCCATTCGCCAGTCGGTCGAGATACTGCGCCAGGCCGTGGGGACGTCGCACCAGGAGTACCTGCGTTCGGTTTCGCAGCTGGCGGTGCTCCGCGCCTCGGTGAACGACTGGCCCGCGGTGGAAGCGGCGGCGCGTGAGGTGGTGGGGCACATCGGCGGCGCGCTCCACCCCAGCCATCCGCAGGCTGCGGTTGCGTTGCAGAACCTGGGCTTCGCCCTGGCCGAGCGCGGCGCCGACGCCGCCGCCGACAGCGCCTTTCGCCGCTCGCTGGCGCTGCGGCGCGAGTATCTCCCTGCCGACCACTGGGCAATCGCGTCGTCGGAGAGCGTGCTGGGGCACCACCTGGCAATGACCGGGCACGTGGCCGAGGGCGAGCCGATGCTCCGCCGTGCGTACCGCAAGCTCGTGGCCGCCCGCGGCGCGGACGCGAGCCCCACGCGCTCCACCGCCGAGCGCATCGCCGAGGTCCTGGAGAAGACCGGCCGCGCCGAGGAGGCGCGGGGCTGGCGGAGGTAGGGCAGAGGACGAGAAGACGAGAGGACGGGAAGACGGGAAGACGAGGTTCTGACCCTCAGGCGCCGGCACTCGGCGCAGGGGGTGCTCAACCTCGTCTTCTCGTCCTCTCGTCCTCTCGTCTTCTCCCTCATGAGCTGTTTCCCGCCTTGGGTGCGCGTGTCCTGGTGAGCAGTTGCGGACGTCGTCCGCCCCGTTGGTCCCCGACCCCGGCACCTCCCCAGGAGACTTCACCATGGAACGCGTCATCCTCCGCCATCTCAAGGGCTCCAAGGCATCACAGTTGGAGGAGTTCCCGTTACAGCAGTTCGCCGAGCTCACGATCGGCCGCGACCCGAATTCCACCATCCGATTCGACCCCGAGAAGGATGACCTGGTGGGGCGCCAGCATGCCCGGATCTCGAAGGACACCGCGGATCCGTACCGCTTCAAGCTGCAGGATCTCAACTCGCGCAACGGGACCTTCCTCAACAAGCTGCGCGTGGTTGGGGAGATGCCGTTGCAGCCGGGCGACGTGATCCAGCTCGGCGCCGGCGGTCCGGAGCTGCAATTCGACCTCGACCCGCTCCCCGCGCTCTACGTCAAGGCGACGCGCCTGGGGGTGGCGGGGCCGGTTGGCGCCACGGTGCAGGGTGTGGCCGAGACGCGGGTGAGCGGGACCGCCGCTTCGTCGGGCGCCTCCGCCTCGGCGAGCGCCGGTAGTGCCAGCAGCGCCATCCCCGCGCCTAACGCCATCGGCAAGGCGACGGTGGAGCGCATGATTGGCGAGACCAAGGCCAAGTCCAACCGCAACTCCATGTTCGTCGGCGCCGCGGCGCTGGTGCTGGTGGTGGCGGCCGCGGCCTACGCCAAGAAGGTCTCCGACGACAAGGCGCATGAAGCGGAGCAGAAGGCGGCGACCGCCCTGGCGGCGGCGAAGGACAGTGTCACCCGGGCGCAGCAGGCCGGCATGGCCGCGCTGGGCGCGAAGCTCGGGCGCGCCGACGAGCTGTCCAAGCAGTTGCAGCCGTCGGAGATCGCCGAGAAGTACGGCGCCGCGGTGGTGCAGGTCGACTTCAGCTGGAAGCTCACGTATCGCGAGACCGGTGGCCAGGTGTATCACCGCGTGGTGGCCAATCGCTACAAGGGAAAGGACGGACGCCTCCACCCAATCATCGACAACGGGCGTGAAGGGCTGCCGGCCTACGTCCAGGTCGACAACGCGCTCGAGCCTGCGCTCACCCTCGACCCGAGCGCGGGGCGCCCGATCGGCGTGAGCGCGCGTGGTTCGGGCTTCGTCGTCACGTCCAACGGCTTCATCCTCACCAACCGCCACGTCGCCTACAACTGGCAGACCTGGTATCGCTTCGACTCGCAGGGCGACGTGGGTCCCGTGATCAACCCGCGCACGGGCGCCGTGCTCCTCGACGAGAATGGCGGTCCGGTCCTCACGCGCCCGCCGCAGCAGTGGATCCCGTCGGAGACCAAGCAGGCCGGCCCCAAGGGCGACATCGGCGACTTCCAGGCGCGTGTCGAGTACCTGATGGTGCGCTTCCCGAAGGATCCCACGCCGTTCGAGGCGCAGAACGTCCGCCCCTCGCAGCGCCACGACGTGGCCCTCATCAAGGTCGATGCCCCGCCCACGCTGCAGTACGTCAACATGGTCGACACGTACGACAAGACCAAACAGGGCGATGCCGTAACGGTAATGGGCTACCCTGGCGTGTCCGACGAGGTGATCACCCTCATCAAGTCGCGCGACATGTTCAACCGTGAAGTGCAGCAGCGCGTCCTGCCCATGCCGACGCTGTCGACGGGGAACATCGGCAAGATCCTGCGCGCCGCCGATGCCGAGGTGCGCGACGGCTTCATGACCTTTGCGCCGAGCGGCGACACGTACCAGCTCACGATCAACTCCACCGGTGGCGGCAACAGCGGTGGCCCGATGTTCGACGCCTTCGGCAACGTGATCGGGATCTACTTCGCGGGGAAGACGACCGACGCCCAGATCTCCTTCTCGATCCCGATCCGCTACGGGATGGAGCTGCTCCGGATCGGCGACCCGACGGCCGCCCGCTAGTCCCGCCAGCCACAACACGAGCCATCGGATCACCTCCCCATGTCTGCCGGACCTCCCATGCTCAGCTCGATCGGCCCGTACCGGGTGATCGACTACATCGGGGCCGGCGGCATGGGGACGGTGTATCGGGTGGCACACCGCGCCACCGGGCGCGTGGCGGCGGCCAAGGTGCTCAACACCACGGCCGCCCCACGCGCCCTGGAGCGCTTCAGCAACGAGGCGCGCATCCTCCAGGCGCTGTCGCACCCCGCCATCTCGCAGATGTACGATTTCCTCGAGGTGAACGGGGCTCCCTGCCTGGTGATGGAGTACGTCGACGGCGACACGCTGGAGCAGCTCATCCGCGCCCGCGGCCCGCTCCCCGTCGGCGACGCGATCCGCATCTTCGCCGCCCTCGCCGATGCCGTCAGCTACATCCACCAGCGCGGCATCGTGCACCGCGACCTCAAGACGAACAACGTCAAGGTCGACATCCTTGGCGCCGTCAAGCTCCTCGACTTCGGCATCGCCGTCGGCGACTCCACCCCTCGCCTGACGAGCACCGGCAACGTGGTCGGCACGCTGATGTCGCTGGCGCCGGAACAACTGCGCACCGGACGCGCCGAGCCGCGCTCCGACATCTGGGCGTTAGGGATCCTGTTCTACGAGATGCTCACCGGGCGACTCCCGTTCGAAGGGGGCGCCGACGGCTTCATAGGCGAGAAGATCCTGCGTGGCGCCTATGCACCAGCCAGCGAGCTGCGTCCCGGGCTCCCGCGCGAGGTGGACCGCATCATCGGGCGCTGCCTCAAGGTGCGCCCGGACGATCGCTACGCCACGGCCGAGGCGCTGCTCACCGACCTGCGCGGCCTGCAGTCGGGGGAGAAGCCGGCTGGCCACCTGCCGTCGCTGGTGGCGCTTGGCAATATCGGCGGGCGTGACCTCCTGCGTACGAGCGGCGAGGTCGCAACCACTATCGCCAGGCAGTGGCGACTCGCGCTGTCGGGGATGGTCGCCGTGGCCGCGATCGTCTTCTTTGCGTGGAGCCTCCGATCGCCGGGTGGTGAGCAAGGCCAAACGACCGGAAGCGGCACGACAACGATCGGCGTGGGGCCAACGGAGCGGGGCGACGTGCCGGGTGTTCGCTCCGCCGGGCGCGACGAAATCTCGCTCGGCCCGGAGGCCGTCACGCCAACCGAACCCATGCGCCCGGAATCGTTGGCGGTGCAATCGATGGCGGGAATCTCCGCGACGCTGGCCGACTCCGTGAGCCGCCGCCCCTTGATCATCCGCGTGATGGAGGGGACGGCCGACGTCTACATCAACGATGTGCGCGTTGGCACGACGCCCTACACCTGGCGTGCCCCGGTGGGGACCGAGGTGCAGCTCACGCTGCGGCGCCCCGGTTGCGACGATCTCCGCCGACCGCTGCGTCTCGAGGAAGGGATGCAGGAGACGATGGAGAGCCTGACCGGGTGCCGGCGCCCCTGAACCACGCGAGTCACCACTGCAACGTCGCATTGCCCTGACGCTCACTCCCTCATTGCCCCTTTCCGTGCACACGATGTCCTTTCTCGACCGTCTCTTCTCCCGCTCCCGATCGGCTGCAGCTGCCGGCGCTGGCGCCGTATCGAAGGGCGCGCGCCCCACCACCGAACTGGGACGCATGGGCGGCGTGGACGGTGGGCACGCCGCGGAGCTTCGCATCGAG is a genomic window of Gemmatimonadaceae bacterium containing:
- a CDS encoding trypsin-like peptidase domain-containing protein, with the protein product MERVILRHLKGSKASQLEEFPLQQFAELTIGRDPNSTIRFDPEKDDLVGRQHARISKDTADPYRFKLQDLNSRNGTFLNKLRVVGEMPLQPGDVIQLGAGGPELQFDLDPLPALYVKATRLGVAGPVGATVQGVAETRVSGTAASSGASASASAGSASSAIPAPNAIGKATVERMIGETKAKSNRNSMFVGAAALVLVVAAAAYAKKVSDDKAHEAEQKAATALAAAKDSVTRAQQAGMAALGAKLGRADELSKQLQPSEIAEKYGAAVVQVDFSWKLTYRETGGQVYHRVVANRYKGKDGRLHPIIDNGREGLPAYVQVDNALEPALTLDPSAGRPIGVSARGSGFVVTSNGFILTNRHVAYNWQTWYRFDSQGDVGPVINPRTGAVLLDENGGPVLTRPPQQWIPSETKQAGPKGDIGDFQARVEYLMVRFPKDPTPFEAQNVRPSQRHDVALIKVDAPPTLQYVNMVDTYDKTKQGDAVTVMGYPGVSDEVITLIKSRDMFNREVQQRVLPMPTLSTGNIGKILRAADAEVRDGFMTFAPSGDTYQLTINSTGGGNSGGPMFDAFGNVIGIYFAGKTTDAQISFSIPIRYGMELLRIGDPTAAR
- a CDS encoding serine/threonine protein kinase; translation: MLSSIGPYRVIDYIGAGGMGTVYRVAHRATGRVAAAKVLNTTAAPRALERFSNEARILQALSHPAISQMYDFLEVNGAPCLVMEYVDGDTLEQLIRARGPLPVGDAIRIFAALADAVSYIHQRGIVHRDLKTNNVKVDILGAVKLLDFGIAVGDSTPRLTSTGNVVGTLMSLAPEQLRTGRAEPRSDIWALGILFYEMLTGRLPFEGGADGFIGEKILRGAYAPASELRPGLPREVDRIIGRCLKVRPDDRYATAEALLTDLRGLQSGEKPAGHLPSLVALGNIGGRDLLRTSGEVATTIARQWRLALSGMVAVAAIVFFAWSLRSPGGEQGQTTGSGTTTIGVGPTERGDVPGVRSAGRDEISLGPEAVTPTEPMRPESLAVQSMAGISATLADSVSRRPLIIRVMEGTADVYINDVRVGTTPYTWRAPVGTEVQLTLRRPGCDDLRRPLRLEEGMQETMESLTGCRRP